TCTGACTTTGAAGATATCCGCCAAAAAAATGACTATTACGTTGACAAAACCCGATTCATTCCCGTTCTTGAACAAAATCGCTACCTGTTTTTCATCCGTCCCCGCCGGTTTGGCAAGTCGTTGTGGGCCTCGATTCTGG
The sequence above is a segment of the SAR324 cluster bacterium genome. Coding sequences within it:
- a CDS encoding AAA family ATPase, whose translation is MLKPGVRNIAYGASDFEDIRQKNDYYVDKTRFIPVLEQNRYLFFIRPRRFGKSLWASIL